In the genome of Fusobacterium necrogenes, one region contains:
- the gmhB gene encoding D-glycero-beta-D-manno-heptose 1,7-bisphosphate 7-phosphatase, translated as MNKAIILDRDGTINIEKDYLHKIEDFEFEEGVVEGLKILADLGYIFVVVTNQSGIARGYYTEEDLEILNNYIGEILEKEGIKIKKFYFCPHHPEKGVGKYKVECNCRKPNPGMLEEAIKEFDIDREKSFMIGDNISDIEAGINANVTPILLETGHGMEHLTKIKRMKVKNYRNLLDFANFLKENLVKNI; from the coding sequence ATGAATAAAGCTATTATTTTAGATAGGGATGGAACTATAAATATAGAGAAAGATTATTTACATAAAATAGAAGATTTTGAATTTGAAGAGGGAGTAGTAGAAGGATTAAAAATTCTAGCAGATTTGGGATATATTTTTGTAGTAGTTACCAATCAATCAGGAATAGCAAGAGGATATTATACTGAAGAAGATTTAGAAATTTTAAATAATTATATTGGAGAGATATTGGAAAAAGAGGGAATAAAAATAAAAAAATTTTATTTTTGTCCACATCATCCAGAAAAAGGAGTTGGAAAATATAAGGTAGAGTGTAATTGTAGAAAACCTAATCCTGGGATGTTAGAAGAAGCTATAAAAGAGTTTGATATAGATAGAGAAAAATCTTTTATGATAGGAGATAATATAAGTGATATAGAAGCTGGTATAAATGCAAATGTAACTCCAATATTGTTAGAAACAGGGCACGGAATGGAGCATTTAACTAAAATTAAGAGAATGAAAGTAAAAAATTACAGAAATCTTTTAGATTTTGCAAACTTTTTGAAGGAGAATTTAGTTAAAAATATATAA
- the murG gene encoding undecaprenyldiphospho-muramoylpentapeptide beta-N-acetylglucosaminyltransferase — MRYLKKVILTTGGTGGHIYPALSVADELKKRGIDVLFVGTSIRMERDIVPRAGFRFIGLNIAPPRTLKKMLGYIKGVFQGISLVAKEKPDAIIGFGNYISIPVLIGGVLFRKKIYLQEQNANLGGTNRFFYRFAKKIFLAFEKTYDDIPIKYQQKCMVTGNPLREEIYLVKTLEERKKLKVEDNEKVLLITGGSLGAKEINEAVLKNWERILEDKNIRLYWATGEKNYDEIVRNINRTKIQDIVRPYFENMINIMAAADLIVCRAGALTISEIIQLGKPSVIIPYNSIKVGQYDNGKLLEEVGAALMYKNSEASLAVEKALELLEQKNDLEMMKVNIRNLKKENAVEKIIESLDIWRN, encoded by the coding sequence GTGAGATATTTGAAAAAGGTAATCTTAACGACAGGAGGAACTGGAGGGCATATATATCCAGCTCTTTCAGTAGCAGATGAGTTAAAAAAAAGGGGAATAGATGTACTTTTTGTTGGCACTAGCATAAGGATGGAAAGAGATATAGTGCCTAGGGCAGGTTTTAGATTTATAGGATTAAATATAGCGCCACCTAGAACTCTTAAAAAGATGTTAGGTTATATAAAAGGAGTATTTCAAGGAATAAGTTTAGTGGCAAAAGAGAAGCCAGATGCGATAATAGGTTTTGGAAATTATATATCTATTCCTGTTTTGATTGGAGGAGTGCTTTTTAGAAAAAAAATATATCTTCAAGAACAAAATGCTAACTTAGGAGGAACGAATAGATTTTTTTATAGATTTGCTAAAAAAATATTTTTAGCTTTTGAAAAAACTTATGATGATATTCCTATTAAGTATCAGCAAAAGTGTATGGTAACAGGAAATCCATTGAGAGAAGAGATATATCTTGTAAAAACTCTTGAAGAAAGAAAAAAGTTAAAAGTAGAAGATAATGAAAAAGTTCTTTTGATAACAGGTGGAAGTCTTGGAGCTAAAGAAATAAATGAAGCAGTTTTAAAAAATTGGGAAAGGATATTAGAAGATAAAAATATTAGACTTTATTGGGCTACTGGTGAGAAAAATTATGATGAGATAGTGAGAAATATAAATAGGACTAAGATTCAAGATATAGTTAGACCATATTTTGAAAATATGATAAATATAATGGCAGCTGCAGACTTGATAGTGTGTAGAGCAGGAGCACTAACTATATCAGAGATAATACAGTTAGGGAAACCATCTGTTATTATTCCTTATAATTCAATAAAAGTAGGTCAATATGATAATGGAAAATTATTAGAAGAAGTTGGGGCAGCTTTAATGTATAAAAATTCAGAAGCTAGTCTAGCGGTTGAAAAAGCTCTAGAATTATTAGAGCAGAAAAATGATTTAGAGATGATGAAAGTAAATATTAGAAATTTAAAAAAAGAGAATGCTGTGGAGAAAATAATAGAGTCTCTTGATATTTGGAGGAATTAA
- a CDS encoding MATE family efflux transporter produces MKESTLLKGNILKSLISFAFPVLLALFLQAMYGAADLIIVGKFAGTFEQSGVATGSQFFNMVAMVITGLSMGITVLVAQAIGSNKKEEASQGIGVGIAIFAILAIFITISVTIFSDILTQFMHSPPEAFKQTSSYIFICGIGTTFIVAYNVIGAVFRGIGDSKTPLITVAIACFINIVGDLILVVIFKMGTTGAAIATVTAQGISVIISLIFISKKELPFSFSKKYISFNKKLSKKILVVGIPIALQELLVQFSFLFIQIIVNSIGVIESAAVGVAEKVCIFLMLVASAYMQSISAFVAQNNGARYFDRSKKALFYGIKTAFIAGIIMGSLSFFWGNHLSAFFSNEANVILSSHNYLKAYAIDCLLTAVLFCFIGYFNGCSHTVFVMLQGIIGAFFIRIPAVYFMKNIKDANLFHIGLGTPISTVVQILLCLIAYRIYTKKN; encoded by the coding sequence ATGAAAGAATCAACATTATTAAAAGGAAATATTTTAAAATCATTAATTTCCTTTGCTTTTCCTGTTTTATTAGCACTCTTTTTACAAGCTATGTATGGAGCTGCAGACTTAATAATTGTGGGGAAATTTGCTGGAACCTTTGAACAATCTGGAGTAGCTACAGGAAGTCAATTTTTTAATATGGTTGCTATGGTGATTACAGGTTTATCCATGGGAATAACTGTTTTAGTTGCTCAAGCTATTGGATCAAATAAAAAAGAAGAAGCTAGTCAAGGAATAGGAGTAGGAATAGCTATATTTGCTATTTTAGCAATTTTCATTACAATTTCAGTTACAATTTTTAGTGACATACTTACTCAATTTATGCATTCTCCTCCAGAAGCTTTTAAACAAACTAGCTCTTATATATTCATATGTGGAATTGGAACTACTTTTATTGTAGCTTATAATGTTATTGGAGCAGTTTTTAGAGGTATAGGAGATTCTAAAACACCACTTATAACTGTTGCTATTGCGTGCTTTATAAATATTGTAGGAGATTTAATTTTAGTTGTTATCTTTAAAATGGGAACAACTGGAGCTGCTATTGCTACTGTTACAGCTCAAGGAATAAGTGTTATTATCTCTCTTATTTTTATCTCTAAGAAAGAGCTCCCTTTCTCTTTTTCAAAAAAATATATATCTTTTAATAAAAAATTAAGTAAAAAAATATTAGTTGTAGGAATACCAATAGCTTTACAAGAACTTCTTGTACAGTTCTCTTTTCTATTTATTCAAATTATTGTAAATAGCATTGGAGTTATAGAATCTGCCGCTGTTGGAGTAGCTGAAAAAGTTTGTATCTTCCTTATGTTAGTTGCATCTGCTTATATGCAATCTATTTCAGCTTTTGTTGCTCAAAATAATGGAGCTAGATATTTTGATCGTTCAAAAAAAGCTCTTTTCTATGGAATTAAAACAGCCTTTATAGCAGGAATAATAATGGGTTCTCTATCATTTTTTTGGGGAAATCATCTTTCAGCATTTTTCTCAAATGAAGCAAATGTTATTTTATCTTCTCATAACTATTTAAAAGCTTATGCTATTGATTGTCTGTTAACTGCTGTACTTTTCTGTTTTATAGGTTATTTTAATGGGTGTAGTCACACTGTTTTTGTTATGTTACAAGGAATAATTGGGGCCTTCTTCATTAGAATTCCTGCTGTATATTTTATGAAAAATATCAAAGATGCTAATCTTTTTCATATTGGATTAGGAACTCCTATCTCTACAGTTGTACAAATACTTCTGTGTCTCATTGCTTATAGAATCTATACAAAAAAAAATTGA
- a CDS encoding queuosine precursor transporter yields MFRNELLWFCMLVINFGLILFAYKKFGRIGLYAWIPISTILANIQVVLLVDLFGFGTTLGNILYAGGFLVTDILAENYGRKEAQKAVYLGFFSLIAMTLIMQIAVSFTPSNIEEGIITFNGVKRVFDFMPRIVIASLISYLISQTHDIWAYEFWKKKYSEPKHIWIRNNASTMVSQLIDNACFTLIAFYGVYPKEVLIEIFLTTYFMKFLVAVCDTPFVYIAHYLKKKNLIEQVI; encoded by the coding sequence ATATTTAGAAATGAATTACTTTGGTTTTGCATGCTCGTTATTAACTTTGGATTAATACTTTTTGCTTATAAAAAATTTGGAAGAATTGGACTTTATGCTTGGATACCAATTTCAACTATTTTAGCTAATATTCAAGTTGTTCTTTTAGTTGATTTATTTGGTTTTGGAACTACATTGGGAAATATTCTATATGCAGGAGGATTTTTAGTTACAGATATTTTAGCTGAAAATTATGGAAGAAAAGAAGCTCAAAAAGCTGTATATTTAGGATTTTTCTCTCTTATTGCAATGACTTTAATTATGCAGATAGCTGTATCTTTTACACCTTCTAATATTGAAGAGGGAATTATAACATTTAATGGTGTTAAAAGGGTATTTGATTTTATGCCAAGAATAGTAATAGCTTCTCTTATCTCATACCTTATCTCTCAAACTCACGATATTTGGGCTTATGAGTTTTGGAAAAAGAAATACAGTGAGCCAAAACATATTTGGATAAGAAATAATGCTAGTACTATGGTTAGCCAACTTATAGATAATGCTTGTTTTACTTTAATAGCTTTCTATGGAGTTTATCCAAAAGAGGTATTAATCGAAATTTTCCTAACTACATATTTTATGAAATTCTTAGTAGCTGTATGTGATACTCCATTTGTATATATAGCTCACTACTTAAAAAAGAAAAATCTAATAGAACAGGTTATATAA
- the murD gene encoding UDP-N-acetylmuramoyl-L-alanine--D-glutamate ligase: MKKAMVFGAGISGVGAKKLLESIHYDVILVDDKVGLSSVEAIDYLDEIEVFIKSPGVPYNKLVLEAQKKEIKVIDEIELCYEYMVQYNVSTKIIAVTGTNGKTTTTTKIAELLKYSGHKAEYAGNIGRSFAELLLERKELEYIVLELSSFQLENLIDFRPFISMIINLTPDHLVRYGSIGEYYDTKFNICKNQDEREYFLVNSDCEEIIKREELIFGQKIELSQYIRRDCYVQNGKLYWKEEEILEVEKLSLKGRHNLENVLFVVATAKLCGIESEKIKEFLYTTKTLEHRMENFFEYGKIKFINDSKGTNIESTAFAIEAFQKCILICGGYDKKLDWTPLVKLIEKYVSCVYLIGEIADELNMKLLKEGYENVYLLRELKPCLEDIKRRFSKYEERVVLFSPATSSYDQFKNFEHRGNVFKELVKDIFGR, from the coding sequence ATGAAAAAAGCAATGGTTTTTGGAGCTGGAATAAGTGGAGTGGGAGCGAAAAAACTTCTGGAAAGTATACATTATGATGTGATTTTAGTAGATGATAAGGTAGGATTATCTTCAGTAGAGGCAATAGATTATTTGGATGAAATTGAAGTGTTTATAAAAAGTCCAGGAGTACCTTATAATAAATTGGTACTTGAAGCTCAAAAAAAAGAAATAAAAGTTATAGATGAAATTGAATTATGTTATGAATATATGGTACAATATAACGTCAGTACAAAAATTATAGCTGTAACGGGGACTAATGGAAAGACCACAACAACTACAAAAATAGCAGAACTTTTAAAGTATTCAGGGCATAAGGCTGAATATGCTGGAAATATAGGAAGAAGTTTTGCAGAGTTACTTTTAGAAAGGAAGGAATTAGAATATATAGTATTAGAGCTCAGTTCATTTCAATTAGAGAATTTAATAGATTTTAGACCATTTATTTCTATGATAATAAATTTAACTCCTGATCATCTTGTAAGATATGGTAGTATTGGTGAATATTACGATACTAAATTTAATATTTGTAAAAATCAAGATGAAAGAGAATATTTTTTAGTAAATAGTGATTGTGAAGAGATAATAAAGAGAGAGGAGTTAATTTTTGGACAAAAAATAGAATTGTCTCAATACATAAGAAGGGATTGCTATGTGCAGAATGGAAAACTTTATTGGAAAGAAGAAGAGATTTTAGAAGTTGAAAAACTTTCTTTAAAGGGAAGACATAATTTAGAGAATGTATTATTTGTAGTAGCAACAGCTAAACTTTGTGGAATAGAGAGTGAAAAAATAAAAGAATTCTTATATACTACTAAAACATTAGAGCATAGAATGGAAAATTTTTTTGAATATGGGAAGATAAAATTTATAAATGACTCTAAGGGGACAAATATAGAATCAACAGCTTTTGCTATAGAAGCTTTTCAGAAGTGTATTTTAATATGTGGTGGTTATGACAAAAAATTGGATTGGACTCCTTTGGTGAAATTGATAGAAAAATATGTAAGTTGTGTTTACTTAATAGGAGAGATAGCTGATGAATTAAATATGAAACTGTTAAAAGAAGGATATGAAAATGTCTATCTTTTAAGAGAGTTGAAGCCTTGTTTAGAAGATATAAAAAGGAGATTTTCTAAGTATGAAGAAAGAGTAGTATTGTTTTCTCCAGCAACTTCTAGTTATGATCAATTTAAAAATTTTGAACATAGAGGAAATGTATTCAAAGAGTTAGTAAAAGATATTTTTGGTAGGTGA
- a CDS encoding UDP-N-acetylmuramoyl-tripeptide--D-alanyl-D-alanine ligase, protein MEILTKLLRKKFKLENLNEISKVTMDSRKVNKDALFFAINNGNVYIENALEDGAALVIADNYSGSNEKVIKVKDTVESMQEIAKEYRKVLNIKVIAITGSNGKTTTKDMIYSILSQKYRCKKTEGNYNNHIGLPYTILQLEDKDEVLVLEMGMSGFGEIDRLCRIAQPDYGLITNIGDSHLEYLKTRENVFKAKSEMIKYVNSKNLVVFGDDFYLKNVKAITVGYENSCKKQIKDYQDSENGIRFLLDKESYQVNLNGKHNCIDAAMAVAMVELLDISKHDIQKGFNKLNLTPMRFQKIDRMGVLYINDAYNASPISMKYSLETFDSLYNDRIKIAVLGDMLELGENEIAYHKEVIKKAINIRVDRIYLYGERMEKAYELVEKSNKIKVFSDKFLIKENIKSEFSDSKVVFLKGSRGMKMEEIIE, encoded by the coding sequence ATGGAAATTCTTACAAAATTATTAAGGAAGAAATTTAAATTAGAAAATTTGAATGAAATATCAAAAGTAACTATGGATAGCAGAAAAGTAAATAAAGATGCTCTTTTTTTTGCTATCAATAATGGAAATGTTTATATAGAGAATGCTTTAGAAGATGGAGCTGCACTTGTTATAGCTGATAACTATTCTGGTAGTAATGAAAAAGTAATTAAAGTAAAAGATACAGTAGAAAGTATGCAAGAAATAGCAAAAGAGTATAGAAAAGTCTTAAATATAAAGGTTATAGCTATAACAGGAAGTAATGGAAAAACAACTACTAAAGATATGATATACTCTATTTTATCTCAGAAATATAGATGTAAAAAGACGGAAGGAAACTATAACAATCATATAGGTCTACCATATACTATTTTGCAATTAGAAGATAAAGATGAAGTATTAGTTCTTGAGATGGGAATGAGTGGATTTGGGGAGATAGATAGGTTATGTAGAATAGCACAGCCTGATTATGGCCTTATAACCAATATAGGAGACTCTCATTTAGAGTATTTAAAAACAAGAGAAAATGTTTTTAAAGCTAAGAGTGAGATGATAAAATATGTTAATTCAAAGAATTTAGTTGTCTTTGGAGATGACTTTTATCTTAAAAATGTAAAAGCAATAACTGTTGGCTATGAAAATAGCTGTAAAAAACAGATAAAAGATTATCAAGATAGTGAGAATGGAATAAGATTTCTTTTAGATAAAGAGAGTTATCAAGTTAACTTAAATGGGAAGCATAATTGTATAGATGCAGCTATGGCTGTAGCTATGGTAGAATTATTAGATATATCTAAACATGATATTCAAAAAGGATTTAATAAGTTGAATTTGACACCTATGAGATTTCAAAAAATTGATAGAATGGGAGTTTTATATATAAATGATGCTTATAATGCTAGTCCGATATCTATGAAGTATTCTTTAGAAACTTTTGATAGTTTGTATAATGATAGAATAAAAATAGCTGTTTTAGGTGATATGTTAGAACTCGGAGAAAACGAGATAGCTTATCATAAAGAAGTTATAAAAAAAGCTATAAATATAAGAGTAGATAGAATATATCTTTATGGAGAGAGAATGGAAAAAGCCTATGAATTAGTAGAAAAGAGTAATAAGATAAAAGTATTTTCAGATAAATTTCTTATAAAAGAAAATATAAAGTCTGAATTTTCAGATTCAAAGGTTGTTTTTTTGAAAGGATCTAGAGGAATGAAAATGGAAGAGATAATAGAATAA
- the murC gene encoding UDP-N-acetylmuramate--L-alanine ligase: MKKIYFIGINGIGMSGLAKIMKCKGYKVEGSDLSRSYVTDELESMGIIVHNQHSEKNLEGKNFDMIIASSAIKKENPEYIYALENGIKVVKRGELLAMLLNEECGIAVAGTHGKTTTSSMAASVMLSLDPTIVIGGILPEIGSNAKPGKSNYFIAEADESDNSFLYMNPTYSIITNIEADHLENHGSLENIIKSFSKFIDQTSKEILICSDCEILNKLVSSKKDKKIIRYSMKDKTADIYVENVMIEDGKTSYDVVIREKKIGNFTLYIPGEHNILNSLPVIYLALEFGLDEKDIEKAFGKFRGSKRRYEILYSGNGVRVIDDYAHHPTEIKATLQGATSIEKDKITVIFQPHRYSRVNFLLKNFKDAFEKADELILLPIYSAGEKNIFKVTIEDLQNIITKPKAIVEKNPQNIDEMIMNFEGNRVFMFMGAGDISKIAHRVAEKLEGKYR; encoded by the coding sequence GTGAAAAAAATTTATTTTATAGGGATAAATGGAATAGGAATGAGTGGTCTTGCTAAGATAATGAAATGTAAGGGATATAAAGTAGAAGGAAGTGATTTAAGTCGTTCTTATGTAACTGATGAATTAGAGAGTATGGGGATAATAGTTCATAACCAGCATTCTGAAAAAAATCTTGAAGGAAAGAATTTTGATATGATAATAGCTTCTAGTGCTATAAAAAAGGAGAATCCAGAGTATATATATGCCTTAGAAAATGGTATAAAGGTTGTAAAAAGAGGAGAGTTATTAGCTATGCTTTTAAATGAAGAATGTGGAATAGCAGTAGCTGGAACTCATGGAAAGACAACAACTAGTTCAATGGCAGCTTCAGTTATGTTATCGCTAGATCCTACTATTGTTATAGGGGGGATACTTCCTGAGATAGGATCAAATGCTAAGCCAGGGAAATCAAATTATTTTATAGCTGAAGCTGATGAGAGTGATAATTCTTTTTTATATATGAATCCAACTTATTCAATAATTACAAATATAGAAGCTGATCATTTAGAAAATCATGGATCTTTAGAAAATATTATAAAATCTTTTTCTAAATTCATAGATCAGACTTCTAAGGAAATTCTTATTTGTTCAGATTGTGAAATCCTAAACAAGTTAGTTTCTAGTAAGAAAGATAAAAAAATAATTAGATATAGTATGAAAGACAAAACTGCAGATATCTATGTTGAAAATGTAATGATAGAGGATGGAAAAACTAGTTATGACGTGGTAATTAGAGAGAAAAAGATAGGGAATTTTACTCTGTATATTCCAGGAGAGCATAATATTTTAAACTCCTTGCCTGTGATATATTTAGCTTTAGAATTTGGACTAGACGAAAAAGATATAGAAAAAGCATTTGGTAAATTTAGAGGATCAAAAAGGAGATATGAGATACTTTATAGCGGAAATGGAGTGAGAGTAATAGATGACTATGCTCATCATCCAACAGAGATAAAAGCTACTTTACAAGGAGCAACTTCAATTGAAAAAGATAAAATAACTGTTATATTTCAACCACATCGTTATAGCAGAGTGAATTTTTTATTGAAAAATTTTAAAGATGCTTTTGAAAAAGCTGATGAATTAATTCTTTTACCAATATATAGTGCTGGAGAAAAGAATATATTCAAAGTTACAATTGAGGATTTACAGAATATAATTACAAAGCCAAAAGCTATTGTAGAAAAAAATCCACAAAATATAGATGAAATGATAATGAATTTTGAAGGAAATAGGGTGTTTATGTTTATGGGAGCTGGAGATATATCAAAAATTGCTCACAGAGTTGCAGAAAAATTAGAAGGGAAATATAGATAA
- the murB gene encoding UDP-N-acetylmuramate dehydrogenase has protein sequence MKILENHNMRNYSNMKIGGIAKRFIIVEDKSELKEIYEKYGNIFLIGNGTNTLIDEGNLDITFVSLKELNSIEELKEGVIRVGAGLDFNKLIAFMNKNDYSGLENLAGIPGSIGGLVYMNGGAYGSEIFDCIKEIEVFDENYEIRSLKKNEIKFSYRNTEIQEKKWIIISATFEFKRGFNLEKVKEIQILRESKQPLDKPNLGSTFKNPVGDFSARLISEAGLKGTRIGGAEISSKHPNFIINHGNATFEDILKILALVKKKINSMYGINLEEEIVILKNNK, from the coding sequence ATGAAGATATTAGAAAATCACAATATGAGAAATTATTCAAATATGAAAATAGGAGGAATAGCAAAAAGGTTCATCATAGTTGAGGATAAAAGTGAATTAAAAGAGATATATGAAAAATATGGAAATATTTTTTTAATAGGTAATGGAACTAATACTCTTATTGATGAAGGAAACTTAGATATAACTTTTGTATCTTTAAAAGAATTGAATAGTATAGAAGAATTAAAAGAAGGAGTTATAAGAGTAGGTGCAGGATTAGATTTTAATAAGCTTATAGCTTTTATGAATAAAAATGATTATTCAGGACTTGAAAATTTGGCTGGAATTCCAGGAAGTATAGGTGGATTAGTCTATATGAATGGTGGAGCTTATGGAAGTGAAATATTTGATTGTATTAAGGAGATAGAAGTATTTGATGAAAATTATGAAATAAGAAGCTTGAAAAAAAATGAAATAAAATTTTCTTATAGAAATACAGAGATTCAAGAAAAAAAATGGATAATTATAAGTGCTACCTTTGAATTTAAAAGAGGATTTAATTTAGAAAAAGTAAAAGAGATACAAATTCTTAGAGAGAGTAAACAACCTTTAGATAAACCAAATCTTGGAAGTACATTTAAAAATCCAGTAGGAGATTTTTCAGCAAGATTAATTTCAGAAGCTGGCTTAAAGGGAACAAGAATAGGTGGAGCAGAAATATCTTCTAAGCATCCAAATTTTATAATAAATCATGGAAATGCAACTTTTGAAGATATTTTAAAAATACTAGCACTTGTAAAAAAGAAGATAAATTCTATGTATGGTATAAATTTAGAAGAAGAAATAGTTATATTAAAAAATAATAAATAA
- a CDS encoding D-alanine--D-alanine ligase — protein MKIAVFMGGISSEREVSLRSGTAILESLQKQGYNAYGVDVTEKNLFSAFIENEYDLAYIAFHGGYGENGTFQGLLDMLGKSYTGSGALESAIAMDKAYTKAIANSVGIKTAKTYNYVEEIKEFPVVVKPARDGSSVGIYFCNTHEEVREAIKVLEGRKPLIEEMIQGEELTVGVLNGEGLGVLRIIPKNKFYDYESKYAAGGSIHEYPAKIDKIAYDKAIENAEKIHEIIGLKGISRSDFILKDGEVYFLEVNTCPGMTKTSLIPDLGTLKGYTFDDLVKIMVDTFKK, from the coding sequence ATGAAAATAGCAGTATTTATGGGAGGAATATCTTCGGAGAGAGAAGTTTCACTTAGAAGTGGCACAGCTATATTAGAAAGTTTACAGAAACAAGGCTATAATGCCTATGGAGTAGATGTAACAGAGAAAAATTTATTTTCAGCTTTTATAGAAAATGAATATGATTTAGCATATATAGCTTTTCATGGTGGCTATGGAGAGAATGGAACATTTCAAGGATTATTGGATATGTTAGGAAAATCATATACAGGATCTGGGGCTTTAGAAAGTGCTATAGCAATGGATAAAGCTTATACTAAAGCAATAGCTAATTCAGTAGGAATAAAAACTGCAAAAACTTATAACTATGTTGAAGAAATAAAGGAGTTTCCAGTAGTTGTAAAACCAGCAAGAGATGGATCAAGTGTAGGAATATATTTTTGTAATACTCATGAGGAAGTAAGAGAGGCTATTAAAGTACTAGAAGGAAGAAAACCTTTAATAGAAGAGATGATACAGGGAGAGGAACTAACAGTAGGGGTGTTAAATGGAGAAGGACTTGGGGTATTAAGAATTATTCCTAAGAATAAATTTTATGACTATGAATCAAAATATGCTGCTGGAGGATCTATTCATGAATATCCAGCTAAAATAGATAAAATAGCTTATGATAAAGCAATAGAAAATGCTGAAAAAATTCATGAGATAATAGGGTTAAAAGGAATTTCAAGAAGTGATTTTATATTAAAAGATGGAGAGGTATATTTTTTAGAGGTAAATACTTGTCCAGGAATGACAAAAACAAGTTTAATACCAGATTTAGGTACACTTAAAGGGTATACTTTCGATGATTTAGTGAAAATAATGGTGGATACTTTTAAAAAATAA
- the mraY gene encoding phospho-N-acetylmuramoyl-pentapeptide-transferase, giving the protein MFYLIGEYVQSLQFLKSIYLRSFMAFILAFMIVLIVGKPFINYLRAKKLAEKIREEGPATHMSKKGTPTMGGVLIILTIFITNILVSDISNRIIILLLISMTGFAGIGFIDDYKKFTVNKKGLSGKKKLLGQSFIAILVWLFINYFGLTGNKEIDLSIINPIYGENMLYIGSIGMLLFILLILMGTSNAVNITDGLDGLAIMPMVICSAILGVVAYFTGHIELSRHLNLFYTEGSGEITVFLSAVCGSGLGFLWYNFYPAQIFMGDTGSLTLGGILGVVAILLKQELILPIIGGVFVMEALSVIIQVGSFKLRGKRVFKMAPIHHHFELCGLAETKVTMRFWIATLMFGIIALGVIRMRGII; this is encoded by the coding sequence ATGTTTTATTTAATTGGAGAATATGTGCAAAGTTTACAATTTTTAAAATCTATCTATTTAAGAAGTTTTATGGCTTTTATTTTGGCATTTATGATAGTATTAATTGTTGGGAAACCTTTTATCAATTATTTAAGAGCGAAAAAGCTTGCTGAAAAAATTAGAGAAGAGGGACCAGCTACTCATATGTCGAAAAAAGGAACTCCAACTATGGGTGGAGTACTTATTATTCTGACAATATTTATTACTAATATTTTAGTATCTGATATAAGTAATAGAATAATTATATTATTGCTAATAAGTATGACTGGTTTTGCAGGGATAGGATTTATTGATGATTATAAAAAATTTACAGTCAATAAAAAGGGGTTATCAGGAAAGAAAAAGTTACTAGGACAAAGTTTTATAGCTATTTTAGTGTGGTTATTTATAAATTATTTTGGACTTACTGGGAATAAAGAGATAGATTTATCAATAATTAATCCAATATATGGAGAAAATATGCTATATATTGGTAGTATAGGAATGCTATTATTTATTTTGTTAATATTGATGGGGACTTCTAATGCAGTAAATATAACTGATGGATTGGATGGATTAGCTATAATGCCAATGGTAATATGTTCTGCTATTTTAGGAGTAGTAGCATATTTTACTGGACACATAGAATTAAGTAGACATTTAAATCTTTTTTATACAGAAGGTTCAGGAGAAATAACAGTGTTTTTATCAGCTGTATGTGGTTCAGGATTGGGTTTTTTATGGTATAATTTTTATCCAGCACAGATATTTATGGGAGATACAGGTTCATTAACACTTGGTGGAATTTTAGGAGTAGTAGCAATTCTCTTAAAACAAGAATTGATCTTACCTATAATTGGTGGAGTATTTGTAATGGAAGCTCTTTCAGTAATAATTCAAGTTGGCTCTTTTAAGTTGAGAGGAAAAAGAGTGTTTAAAATGGCTCCGATTCACCACCATTTTGAGTTATGTGGACTTGCAGAGACCAAGGTAACAATGAGATTTTGGATCGCTACTTTAATGTTTGGAATAATAGCTTTGGGAGTAATAAGAATGAGAGGAATAATCTAA